ATTGTCAGGTGGGGAGTTTGGCTGGGGCGGCACATCTGTTAAAAGATAACGCAGATGTCCTAAGGGGGACTCATGGAGAACAGAAATCTCCAGTAGAACAAAAGGGTAAAAGTCCccttgattttgattttcagTGTGAATACAAACCATGAAAGTGTGGCCTATCGATCCTTTAGTCCCTCAGAATTTGAGGCTAGAGGTGCCAGAAAAGTTACCACAGGGATAACTGGCTTGTGGCAGTCAAGCGCTCATAGCGACATtgcttttgattcttcGATGTCGGCTCTTCCTATCATACCGAAGCAGAATTCGGTAAGCGTTGGATTGTTCACCCACTAATAGGGAACGTGAGCTGGGTTTAGACCGTCGTGAGACAGGTTAGTTTTACCCTACTGATGAGGTGTCATCTCAATAGTAATTGAACTTAGTACGAGAGGAACCGTTCATTCAGATCATTGGTATTTGCGGCTGCCTGAACAGACACTACCGCGAAGCTATCATCTGTTGGATTATGGCTGAACGCCTCTAAGTCAGAATCCATGCTAGAAAGGGATGATTTTATGCCTTGCTATACTAGAAGGATACGAATAAGGCACGTAGTGTCGCTGGAACCATATCAGGCGGGCGGCGGCGTACATGCGGAAAGGCTTGTGCGCTTGCCCGCGGATAGCAATGTCGAGAATGGCGAGGATAGATCCTTTGCATACGACTTAAATGTACAACGGGGTATTGTAAGCAGTAGAGTAGCCTTGTTGTTACGATCTGCTGAGATTAAGCCTCTGTTGTCGGATTTGCAGACGACCATCCGGGAGGATGGGAGGAGGCAGAAGGGACTATCACTTGTAAGGGACTATTAGTTCACTTGTAAGTTTTCACCGCgtactattttttatttttcaccaccaactatatttaagaattttcaccaccaactatatttaagtaccttacaccgcgaactattttttatttcaccgcgaactatatttaagtaccttacaccgcgaactatttttatttcaccaccaactatctttaagtaccttacaccgcgaactattttttatttcaccaccaactatatttaagtaccttacaccgcgaactattttttatttcaccgcgaactatatttaagtaccttacaccgcgaactatttttatttttcaccgcgaactatCTTTTATAAGTTGATTGTACGCTATTTTTAACCACGCCGtgtctttttattttcagCACGAACTAtttttcaagtgattttACGTTCTTTTCAGTCACCACGCTGCTATTTTTCAAGGGATGGTAAGCTACACACCACGCTATTTTTTTGGGGTCACCACCCTGCTGTTTTTTACCAAGCAGTGTTTCTTTGAGGTCACCACGCTGATGTTTTTACCGggctttctttcaagtgatttcttctattttgcCGTCACCACGCTGCTGTTTTTTAAGGGGATGGTTTGCCATTTTTTTACCACGCCGCTATTTACCGGCctttattttcaagtgattttTGAAGTCACGCCGCTGCTGTTTTCAAGGAGATGGTTTGTCATTTTTCTACCCTACTTTCTATAATTAATAAACTCTTTAACTTATTTACCGTAATTCTGGattttgaacttcaacttATTTACCGTAATTATTGGACCAAGAATACAAGGATATTTTTGGACTGTAGATTTTTAAAAGTGATTGGaactcaatttggtgtaGGGGCGTTCGATCTCTGAAACTCGATCCGGTGTAGGGGCGTTGTTAAGCGTTTCCTGGAACTCgatctggtgtagagaCGGTGTTAAGCGATTCCAAAACTCCATCTGGTGTAGGGGCGTTGCTAAGCGATGCTTGGATTTCCGAGAAcgattccaaaaactcgatctggtgtagagaCGTTGTTAGGAGCGTTTCCTGGAACTagatctggtgtaaggaagttgctaaGCGATGTTccaatctggtgtaaggacgttgttAGAAGGTTTTTGAAACTCAActtggtgtaaggaagttgctaaGCGATTTGGATTTTTAGACTTTGCTGTAGATTTCTGAGAACGATTCCTGGaactcaatctggtgtagggacGTTGCTAAGCGATTCCTGGATTTCCGAGAgcgattccaaaaactcaatttggtgtaagggCGTTGTTAAGAACGATTTTtaaaactcaatctggtgtagggacGTTGTTAAGAGCGATTCCtagattttgatttctcatgTGAAATTGAGAGCGATCTCTGGATTTTGTgttggtgtaaggaagtcaacgattctatttttatttctcggTAGCAGAAGATCTGCCGAGGTCCGAACAGCGCTCCATGCATGCATCGTATTTTGTGGGAAGGAGATCTGCAACGTGATGCACTCCACATCAACATTTTTCCGAATGGTTAGTTTCACGCGGGGGAAATGGTCAAACGGCAGGAGCGGAACGATCACACCAGAGGCTGCTTGCTTCCggtggtgtggtggtgtgCTTTCTCGGAGTACGCATGTTGTTCACCGTCAGCTGACGCAATAGAAGAATGATTAAGTAAGCAGGGTTGTCACTTATATCTGCTGAAAGTCCCTTTGAAACCTCATCTTTTTCCTAGTGTACACCGATTTCCCTTTTTTCAATGGCTTCTGTTATTAGtgagcttgaagaaatagcAACAACAGTTAATGAGGCAGAacctgttgatgagaaagaagtagatgaaaaagaggttgGCGAGAATATCTTTAGCGACACCAGACCGGTGAAAACTAGACTTTGGGAGATACGTAATTCTTACAAGTATCTAATGATTGTCTATATATCCGCtattggtattggtatagattcccttcttttcagtttATTATTGGGTATGGaatctttcagaaaagCCTATGGTTACTACGATGAAGCCACAAGCGGATGGGTCATCAGAGCAAAATACCAGTCTGGTTGGAATGGTGGTTCTTTTGGCTGTCAGGTTTTGGGTGCCTTCTTTGCAGGTTGGTACAATGataagtttggaagaaaaagttctttggcTATTTCTTGCATTATAACTATTATTGGTAACACTGTTGCTATAACCGCTCCGGTCGGTCACCCTATCAATTTGGTCATGGCAAAATGTGTTATCGGAATTGGTATCGGTATTCTtgtttcaacttgtccaGTTTACTTGTCCGAATTGATGTCGCCAACCTTGAGAGGTATTGGTTCCATGggaatcaacttctccatttgcttTGGTCAGTGGATTGGATCGCTAATTTATTTCGGCTGTTCGAAGAATTATACGGGCATTGACGATTCAACAGGCTACAAAATTGCCTTTGGAATTCAATATTTGTTAGTTGGAGGATATCTCCTTTTGTTCTGGTTTATGCCGGAATCCccatcatatttgattcACCGCGGtaagttggaagaggcaaAAGCCGCCATTAAGAAGCTCTATCACAACAAGAATAATACTGAATACGACATTGACTCACATTACGAGATTCTCAttaaggaagttgaagaagaaaaatgaatgctgaaagtgagaaagaagtttcGTATGCCGAACTCTTCAAGGCTACAAACCTAAAGAGGGTTGTACTATCTATCTTTGCTCTTACGGGACAGCTTTGGGTTGGTGTCAGTTTCGTTTTAACCTACATTtcatatttctttgaacttgCTGGAGTTTCAAGCAGCATTGAGAAGACGGTTGGTATGTTCACTCTTTGCGTCGGTGGTAACCTTGTTTCTTACTTtgtcattgaaagagttgatagAAGAGTCCTCTACATTGGTGGTGTTGCCCTTTGTACGATCATGAATTTACTCATTGCATGCGTGTCATATGGAAGCTCGCAAGCTGCTGCCTATACCACCGTTGTGTTTGTCTTTCTATGGGCTTTTATCTACGAAGCCACTGTTGGTCCATTGACATATGCTTTGATCACGGAGCTTCCACAGGGAAGAATGCGTGCCAAATCGGTGGCAATTACTTCTAATGTCAACAGTCTCTGTAGTTTTGGTCTTGGTTATCTCATCCCATATTTGTTCAATCCCGATGAAGTTAACATGGGGCTAGGATCATGTTTGTTTGGACAGGTACCGGTGTGGTTTTGTTCGTTGtgatgctcttcttcttaccagaAACTAGAGGAAGAACTGCTAACGAGATTGAGCAGTTGTTCGTGAACAAAGTGGGTGctttgaaattcaagagggctaagtttgatgaagatgataaattaATTATGTCATCAGTGGGGAAAGAGGTCAGTCAGGCATAGCTTGTTTGGTGTGTCCCCGTCCGCCTTTTGTATCCTTACTTTATTGAATAATAGAAATGAAAGCTATAAATACGTGCTCGTAAATGTTGGCCTGTTCATCCAGTAGAAGTAATCGTCAATATTACTCgtatttgatgttgttgtggtgtaaggaagtgaTAAACTATTCCTGAATTGGgggtgtaaggacgttggCGAGAACGACCTCtgaatttggtgtaaggacgttgttGAACGATTTTGGATAGAGCGATTTGAATTGtgatctggtgtaaggacgttgcCAAGAGCATTCTCTGGAATTCgatttggtgtaaggaagttgctaaAAGCGATTCCtggattttgatttttcatGGGATATTGAGGGACGTCTCCTAGAATTCTTAGAGCGATTCCtaaaactcaatctggtgtaaggacgttgttCAAGGCGATTCTATTTTATTCTCGGTAGCACAAGATTTGCCGAGATCCGATTTTCTAACTGGAACTTAAAGATAGGTACATTAATGTGCAGATCCTCTCGTAAGCTATTAGTTCTATCCTACCTAGAGCATCTTACCTCAGTGTCTTTATTCttaactttctctttgcaaAGTCAAGAGTTATCGAGGCTCGATATTAAATAATACTAagatatatttgaaagtagatattgAGGGAAACAAAGTGAAGCATAGGAAGTGGTAGTGATTTAAGATGAACgctgaggatttgaaggtgataggagtagtagaagatgagatacgattgaattggtggtgtggggtaaaacaaagaagctgacATGGGATGGCAGGTAATGAACAcatggtgtaaggatgtgCACGAAGTAGCTTTACAGATGGAGTTTACGCATTTGAAGTGAGTTGGAAGCCAGATGGGACGCGTGCGGCTATATTGCggaagtggtggtggactaATTAGGTTAACTGACTGAGGGAACTgactctacgctacatgctacgctacaggctactctactctacgctacatgctacgctacaggctactctactctacgctacatgctacgctacaggctacaggctacatgctactctacgctacaggctacgCTACatactctacgctacatgcgCTAcgctgcatcttctgggGAGGGACAACGACAGACTGGAAAGCTCAAGAGAACGAGCGgacttggagatggaagaaaaaagtgatggGGAGAGAGGAAACTCGAGTGGATTAAAGCCTGTGAGAGGACGAAAAGTGATAGGCGGAtgggagaaggaagtggGAACTCGAGTAAATTAAACACtagagaggaggaaaagTGATAGGTGGACGGAAGAAAGTTTTTGCGACGGATTGACGCGAGTtgggagatggagagggAGGGAAGGGGATGTCGGAATAGAGATGGACGACTACACGAAGAATACAGAGAATACGAGTAGTTCACTTCCCTCACGCACGCACGCACACACACCCGTCCCACACACACGCACGTCGAATCTCAGAAGGGAATCGACTGAAGTGGATGGAAGTGCAAACGGAGCTTGGGGagggagatggagactACACAGAATACACGTAGGTGGTGTAATAGAAGACGAAGGAATTGATGTTAGGAGATTGATGCTGGCACAAAGGCTAcaagactacacgaagactACACGTAAGCTTAGTTCACTGACGCACGCTCGCACGCCCGTCGAGTCTCAGAAATGCGGATTGGCTCgagtggactgaagatggatggtgtaaggaaaagagaaagccgAAGTACAAACGGAGCTTGGGCGAGCTAGACggaggaaaggaaaaaggaaataatcCGGAATAAAGATTAAGGAAAGACTAcaagactacacgaagactACACGTAAGCTTAGTTCACACCCGACACTCACTCACACCCAACACTCATTCACACCCGACCCTCACGCACTCACACCCATCCCGTCAAGTCAAGTGAAACTTTCAGGGAAGTAGTAGAcgcgtaaaggtatttgagcattgaCCCTGGATTTGTAACTACAAAGTAAAGTTGACGGTGGATTAGTGCACTATGAATTATCATTCTcccgcccgaccactaccgactaaccacaaaccctcacgcccacacacccacacacccacacacacacacacccTCACCCACACGCCCTCACGCACATACACCCACCCCGTCGAGTCCCGtaaagttttagaaagGTCGTgtattcttcagagctctAGTCGACCAGGCTCATTCCGTGGAGTCggcaaaaagtcggacgcgtaacgcattgctgaggatggggTAAACAAATCTGCTGGTGGTAGGGAAGATGAGTCAGTGGAGTCCAGAGGCtttgaggaggatgggAATGGATACTGTGGATTggtagaatttgaaataaAGGTGTACTTGACTAAATCAATAGACtacgagaaataaaatcttcTCCCGCCAGACCATCGACGAGTcgcgtaaaggtatttgagcatcgaCCTTGGATTTATAGGCTACATAACAAAGTGGTGTATCTGACCCTGGATTAGTACACTATAAATTATAATTctccccgcccgaccactaccgaccacacacccacacacccGCACGCCTTCACGTCCTCACATTCACACGCACGCCCACATGCCTTCACgcacacacacccacacCTTCGAGTCCcgtaaaattttcagaaaggtcgtggattcttcagagctccAGTCAACCAGGCTCATTCCTTGGAGTCGGCAAAAGTCGGACGCGTAacgcattgctgaggatggggTAAACAAAGTTTGCTGGTGGTAGGGAAATGAAACCGAGATGGATACTGAGGATTTGTAGACTACAAATAAAGGTGCGTTTAGAGACGGATCAGCAAAATACATAAAGGTTTTAAAGGTGTCAATTTGACTGTCAAATCAGTGCACTACAAAAATAGAATActccccgcccgaccaccaccactaaCCAACCGACCACAAACCCTCATGCCCTCACGCCCTCACCCCCGTCGTCCTAGAAGGTCTTGTATTAAGAGAGTCCGTCCGTCGATACTGCCAGAGTCACCTCGTTGTGCGTCGGCTTAGTTTGGAGAATGCCAAGTACGAGGTGCATTGCTGTGAAACGCATCTATTTCCACGCCATTTGGGGTGTGCGACCAGACTTTACCACCCCGAGACTACCCTTAAACTGCCTGTGGAGTGGCGGTTTAAACGTTGATACCAGCACTACATGTCACTTCTCCACTGTCACTAAGTCATCTAAGCACAAGTCGGGTCTACTCACTGGATGCCCCGTCATTCCGAACCTGCATGAACGTAGCCGGcacatgcatgaatttcaaacgACGGTGCGTCGAGCGCCGAGGTCGACTGGTGGATATATAGCGACGTTTCCTGGTTCACGGGCTGTTGAGTGAAGCATTAGATAGGCGATGGTTGGCTAGACCTGACTAGGCATGTGCGaatcagagtttgagtcttcaagaaatggagattggcaacTGGAGTTTGAAATGAGTCTACCCcgaccattgaatcttccgttcccCTCAGAGTCATActtgggcacttcttgtcttcagtccactacgagtccgatgtctgagtcttcaagaaatggagattggcaagtctccagagtctactttgaacacttagtcttcaagtcctatTGCAGTCTACTGtttgatatcttgaatcttcagcGCACTAGAAGTCCAAAGTCTgggtcttcaagaagtgcattgGGTTGTGCTACACGGAGTCAAGACTATATGCATGTTTGCGAGTCCGCCATTTGactgttgaatttgatcatcgactttgaatattcagtccaccaccagtccagagtctgagtcttcaagtgatAGATTGGAGATTGTCAATGAGTCGTTGGTGTGtacactttgaacattgagtgtgaatactataTGCAGTGATGTTGCCAGTTGTCAAGTCCAGACtctgaactcttcttatcctcaagtcttcaagaaatacattgggagTTCGTCAAGTGGTGTTTggaatgggtctactctgacactttaagtcttcaagcttcaagaagaacattggGTTGGTTGTATCTACACTTGGTACATTAagtgtgaatactactgttgtgatatttgagattgtcaagtccgcactttcaacacttggaatcttccgttcctctactctttgaactttcgAGTTTTCCGTTTCCCTAAGAATCACActttgggcacttcttgtcttcaggaaatgcattggatattggcaatgggtctgtggtgtctccactctgaccactttgaatcttccgttctacttagagtcacactttgatactttgacacttcgagttctcaagaaatacattggagatggcaacggatgtttgaaatgggtctactctgaccattgaatcttcagtccacgCCCAGGGTCTGTTACTGCACTGGACGTTTGATTGTCAAGTTGAGTTCTTCAGTCTATTACAATTTCCCCCTTCAGCCTCAACTAGTGCATGCAGATTGGCATGCCTCCGTCATTCCGAACGTGCATAAACGCAGCCGGGcacatgcatgaatttcaaacccGATGGTGCGTCGAGCGCCGATGGTCCGATCGATGGATATATAGCGACGTTTCCGTGGTTCACTGGCGATTGAGGTTCAGTCACACCAAGTTAAATATTGGATGGGTTGCTACACTGTCAGACTTTGATCGTCGactgaatcttcagtcaaagtgtgagttttcaatccaaagtctgagtctttaagcttcaagaagtgcattgGGTATTGGCAATAGGTTGTGGCTAAgctgagtcttcaagcctaTTGCGGTGATGTCTGCAAGTCTACACTTTGACGAACCCCAATAGACTTTGAGTTATCCGTTCCTGtaagagtcacactttgaacCCCTGGGATCTTCCATCCTTCactctttgaacacttagAGTCCTCCGTTCCTttactctttgaacttttggagtcttccgttccactgagagtcacactttgacactttcagtcttcaagtaatacattggagattggcagTGAGTTGGTGGCGTCTACACgttgacactttgaatcttcaagaaaagcattggGTGTTGGTATTTGGGTTGGTGCGGTTTACACTTAGTACACcgagtcttcaagtactacTGCATTGATGTTTGCAAGTTCACactttgcgtcttcaagacatgcattggatattggtgtgtggtggtgtctccactctgaccactttgaatcttcccttctacttggagtcacactttgatactttgacacttcgagttctcaaggaatacattggagatggcaacgggtgtttgaaatgggtctactctgacactttgaatcttgggTTCATCTATaagtccagagtctgagtcttcaagaaatgcattagGTTGGCGACTACAcggagtcttcaagtcctacTGCATGATGTTCGCGGTTGGCAAGTTTAcacttgaatcttcagttctactgTTCTTTGAACCGACAGGTCTTCAGtacaaagtctgagtcttcaagcttcaaggagtacattgggttgtgcTACACTGCGTCCTCAACTaccaatgcagtgatgtttgcggttggtgagtcacgttgactcttcagttctactctttgaacctttgagtcttccgttATATTAACggtcacactttgacactttcagccttcaagaaatacattgggttgaCGGGTGTACACTTGGGTACacgtgcagggatgtgcaagtccgcacttgactatttgaatttgatcatcgactttgaatattcagtccaccagtccagagtctgagtcttcaagaaatggagattcgCAAGTgtccagagtctactttgaacacctAGTCTTCAACCaccaatgcagtgatgtttgcggttggtgagtcacgttgactcttcagttctactacTCTTCGAACCgtcaagtcttcaattcacTGCAAGTTCAGactttgcgtcttcaagaaatacattgggagTTCGTCAAATGGTGTTTggaatgggtctactcttttaaccattgaatcttcagtccataCGAGTCCGCTGTCTGAGTCTCAAGAATACGTTGGAGATTGAGCAGTGGGTTGGTGGCGTCTACACgttgacactttgaatcttccgttctacttagagtcacactttgatactttgacacttcgagttctcaagaaatacattggagcTCGGCaacgggtgtttgaaatgggttcactctgaccattgaatcttcagtccataCCAgttcagagtttgagtcttcgagaaatacattgggttggtgtCTACACTTTGTACattgagtgtgaatactagTGCTGTGAtgtttgagattgtcaagtccagatttgaactcttcttatcctcgaGTTTTCAAGACCACTTTAAATATTGGCAATTGGACGGTGCTGTTTACACTTtaacactttgaatattcagtccaccagtccagagtctgagtcttcaagaaatgtATTGGGTTGGCGTCcacactttgaacacttggTGTGCGGGGAcgtgcaagtccgactttGACAtttggggtgcagggattTGAATACAGTTCAcgtccagagtctgagtcttcaaaCGCAGGGATGTGAcgtccgactttttgcaCTTAGagtgcagggatgtgcaagtccgactttgacacttggggtgcagggatgcaagtgacttttcgcgcttggggtgcagaGCGCAAACCGTGCAGGGATGTaagtccgacttttgcacttggggtgcagggatgtgcaagtctgatttttgcacttgggtacccgtgcagggatgtgcaagtggTCCAGAACCTTCATATAAATGTTGTTCATAATAACATGCCTCAAAAATAGCAGTGAATAGTTTCCAAAATGTAATCCCTaaagaattcccaaagaattcccaaagaatccttcaatctaGCAGCAAAGGCGGAGTGGAtgtcaaaaataaggactacaaaattcaaatttcgtgTTTGGTCGCCCACACCACTACTCAGTCGAACTCTTGGCAACTTAACTACAGTTGATCGGACGGGTAACGGTGCTTTCTGCCAGATATGATCGTAGCCGACAGACTTTAAACCGACGTCGGTGTGAGATGaatttttctcatcaaaaaatcgATCCTTGAGATGCACTGAAAGTGTAATGGGAAGGTGTGGTGGATGTAAGTGCACCAGTATgagcagaaaagatagaagaatataCCAGGGCATGTAGGTAGCAGAAAACTAGGCAATGAAATGTTACCaaatatatggaagatgaattaatAAGTAAATGGTATAGAATATAGTGAAtaattaggaaatcaagaaatataaatttattgaaagacagAGACATATAAGAGAGGAGTATGAAAGTAGAAAGTGAGTAGATAATAGTGTGGAGAAATGGAGGCGAGCAGATaggattggatgagatatAGGGAAAAGGGATTGGGGACTCTAGGTGGTGGGGAGCCATTCGAACCGAAgcatagagaaaagaaagtgagcGAAAAGTGGGAATCGTTCAGACTCTGTAAATGGGAGGAAATATTTGGACGAAGGTTCGCGAAAATTAGTGGAGGGTTCGAAAATCttaaaatggaaagagcgGGGCGTTTATGTAAACAAGGGCGTTAATGCAAACAAGGGCGTTACgtaaatggtgaagaagttgttagtGTGATGGGTCTTTGAATAGTGAAGAGTTGTTTAACATTGACCTATAAGTGTAAGTGacggaaagtggaaatggggaaagtggaaattggaaaaagtggaaatctttcagactttgtaaatggtgaagtaaaatacttggacgaaggtgaaaagtttgTCATGGAAACAAGCGAACGCGATCGTCTTTTCGcgatcatttctttgcgATCGTTTTTCGTCGTTTCTTCGCGATCACACGTTCAAAAATCGGGATGAGCTGGCGCGACAAACATGGAATCGATGAGCCGATTGgcagtttgatttcttttcgcgaaGGGCTGGAACGATGAGCGTATGGATTATTCTTCCGAGCAAGTCGTTCGgcagatgccattgttCCTGTAAACGAAATGCATTTGTTTGGGCATTCGATGAGCCTATTGGTGATTCGTTTAGGGTGATAAATTTTCGAACTAGGAAGTGGCTATGCAAATTAATATAAGTACCATAGAAAGTGCAGTTTCGACATGCAAATATGAGTACTGGGAGTGAACGAGAACTATTAGAAGGTGGGATTAAGAAACACTATGATGATTAGCAATTGAGTAGGTAGAAGGAACTACCATTAAGGACTGCAGGCACTTAGCAATTCAGTTACTTTTGGGTACCACTGGGAACTACcatgagaagcagattgcaGAACC
This region of Brettanomyces nanus chromosome 2, complete sequence genomic DNA includes:
- a CDS encoding uncharacterized protein (EggNog:ENOG41); this encodes MASVISELEEIATTVNEAEPVDEKEVDEKEVGENIFSDTRPVKTRLWEIRNSYKYLMIVYISAIGIGIDSLLFSLLLGMESFRKAYGYYDEATSGWVIRAKYQSGWNGGSFGCQVLGAFFAGWYNDKFGRKSSLAISCIITIIGNTVAITAPVGHPINLVMAKCVIGIGIGILVSTCPVYLSELMSPTLRGIGSMGINFSICFGQWIGSLIYFGCSKNYTGIDDSTGYKIAFGIQYLLVGGYLLLFWFMPESPSYLIHRGKLEEAKAAIKKLYHNKNNTEYDIDSHYEILIKEVEEEK
- a CDS encoding uncharacterized protein (EggNog:ENOG41); this encodes MFTLCVGGNLVSYFVIERVDRRVLYIGGVALCTIMNLLIACVSYGSSQAAAYTTVVFVFLWAFIYEATVGPLTYALITELPQGRMRAKSVAITSNVNSLCSFGLGYLIPYLFNPDEVNMGLGSCTGVVLFVVMLFFLPETRGRTANEIEQLFVNKVGALKFKRAKFDEDDKLIMSSVGKEATLLYATCYATGYSTLRYMLRYRLQATCYSTLQATLHTLRYMRYAASSGEGQRQTGKLKRTSGLGDGRK